Below is a genomic region from Cloeon dipterum chromosome 2, ieCloDipt1.1, whole genome shotgun sequence.
ACTTCAGATGCAATGAGTGCAGCGAAGAAATATTAGGGAACCGCTACCGATGTGTGGTGTGTTTGGATTATGATGTATGTGGTCACTGCGAACCAAACTCACACCATGAGCATGCCATGCTGAAACTGCCAAAGCCCATCAACAATGTTGAAACCATGGTGGCTCATGTTTGCAGGGTTTTGAGTATTCTTTTATCAGAACAAGACTGCAGCCACAAAAATTGCTCCAACTGCTCCATCCGGGTAAGAACTTTCCATGTGTCTTCAGTACGACAACTAATGCCTGCAATTACAATTGCAGAGATCCTGTAATGGTGTTCCTAAGGAAGGATCCCTaaacaaagcaatttttaatttagccaaAACAATAGGTGAGCacttaatatttattgcatgAGCCCCATGTGAGAGTAATTTTCTTGCCTCAGAACAAGAGGTTGGGATGTGTAACCAGTGTGGCGTGGTGAAGCCCCAAATCATTGATAATGGACAACTGTCCAAGAGTGGCTCAGCAAATGCTCAAAAGTTTGTCCCGATAGGTGGATTGCAAAACAAACCAAATATGAATGGAAACACTAGTGCCATGAGACCTCTGTCGTCAATGCCTATCATGCGAGTTTCACCAACGCGCCAGCCGATTTCTGGTAATGAACACTTCTTGGATTCAGGGTTCCGAAAAACCTGgggtttttacattttgcctGACCCACCTAGGTTTTATTGGGGGTAATTTGGTGTTTTTAGGGTTTTTAAGGGTATTTTCGGATTTGCTATTCACTGAAGGTTTTAAGAAACAAAGAAACTCATCCCCCATTCGCCAGGTCTTACCTATTTTGCAAtgcagcattatttttattttttttttttttttaaaaaaagaattgttggtgttttccatattttttcgatttttattctgtaaaaaatattggagccATGTGTAATGTAGTTGGTTTTATTGGGTTTTTTGGCTTGGAAAAACCCGAAAAAAACCGGGCCGGTTGAAACTCGGTGGGGAAAATTCGGAGCCCTGATtggattattaattatgttaattataATGCGTATAATATCATGACGTAGCTTGGAAATAAACCTTGAGGAACTATTTCTCATGCTGCTATAGCACTGCACagtaaatattatgtattaattACTTTGGATAATATAAACAGCCCATTTATGGAATAGCAGAGTGAACTTGTTCCTAGACTGAAGTTAACATTGTTCTTAGAGATAGAATATCTTCtaccaattttacaaaaatcctTAAATCTTGCAGGTGGACCGGTGATCAATGCTGGAGCAATGGTGGCTCAAGGGCCACCTTTGCACTACCAACCAAATTTCTTCCCATACTTGGGCATGAGGCCCGCTGCCTCATTAGCCCCCTCTGTGACAATGGGTCACTTTCCTCATCATCCCTTGATGCCACCTTTGAATCAGAATTTCTATCCAAGTCAATTGGAGGACTGTAAGAGTGGTCATTTATTCTCACTGtattcctttttaatatttatgcttCGATAGATTTCAATCCATTCCTGCTTACACCTGCAGTGCCATTGAATGTGTCATCTCACCAGGGAAACTCTCAAGCAAGCTCTCCTAAGATAGAAGGTATTTGTTCAATAAtatggtttaaattatttcactaaCTCATTGTTTAATTCAGAGGAAAGTGTGGATGTACAGATTCAAAGAGCAGTCCTTCAGCTCTCAGCTAAAGGCTATGTTGCGGACGTTGAAAAGATGGGAGCAATTTTACGAAGCGTCGATCTCAATGTTGAAAAAGCTTGTAAAATTCTAGATGAGGAGGACCAATGAATGAGAATCTGAAGGAAGCACCTGATAAGCAATAATTAGAATCAAAACAACACCACTCTAATCTCTAAGTTAAGATGTGTTTATAAATATGCTAGTTATGTTAAGGTTAAATTAGAATCATATCCATAGAGTTCagaagtattttttatgaattaattaatattctcaAGAAGTTTTAATGAGCAAGAtgttcctatttttaaatatgtctTACTACTATGCTCAATTTTTGCTTAGATGAAACTATAAACAGAAACGTTGtgattttggaaattgaaCTGTGGCCTTCTCAAGACTAAACCATTTACCAGTCACTACTATATTCAATCAAGTCAATACTAAGTCtaagaaaatcataaaatttgtaaggattatgaaataaataaatttttagttcaaatcaaaacctttgctttatttatagaataagaaataataatcaattaacgctaattatttttgagcCGCTTCAGCTGAGGAGGAAGCTGCTTCAGACTGCTCAAATGCAGCAATGATTTCCTCCACTTCCTTCGCTGGGAGGATGCGAATCTTGGTCTTGCCATCCTCACGAACCAGAATGGCCATCTCCACTACAGCAAAAGAATCAAGTCACTCTCTTAACTcactaaagaaataattacatttttcagcaTTCAGCTTGGTCATGTCCAAAGTTTTGCTGAGCACCTTGATGGCCAAGCTCTTAGCTTCCGTCAGGGTGGTCTTACCCTCCTTATACTCCTGTTTAAGAATCGAGACGGCCGCCTACGGAGAAATAAGCGTGTAATCGGACAGTAAAAAACTGGCGAGGATTGAAAAGACTCACAGCACtgttgttgccaatgcaagTTGCCTTCCAACCACTGTAGTTGCCGCTGGGGTCGGACTGGTACAGTTGATAGCCATAGTGCTTGTCCCAGCCCATGTACAAGATCGAAACACCGAAAGGTCTCTTGCCTGGAGTATGCACGATTTTAGAAACAACCAAGTTtttgaattgcaatttttataccTCCATACTGAGTGTAGGCTTGTTTGATATCACAAAGCCACGAAACAAGTTGCTCACAAGGAATGGATTCTCCGTAAGTGAGCAAGTACCTCTGGGCGATGACCCTCAGTTCGCTAGTCAGCACATTGGCATCAGAGGTGATTCCAGCAACACTGCAAACCATGTCCCTaaagagaaaaaggaaatcagctaatttattttgtcataagaaataaaacagaCTCGTTGATCTTGTAGATTTTCTCAGAGAAAAAAACTTCATCTAGAAGTTTGTTTGTGTTTCTCCTCTCGGCAGCCAGAAGGATGCCATCGTTGGCCAAAATACCTAAGCAAGTGCCAGCATGGCCGATAGCCTCGATGGCATACTCCACTTGAAATAGTCTCCCTTAAAACAGTTCAAAGTTTGATAAGTATGCAATTTTGCCTTAGAATTTAGGAATACTGTTTACCTTCAGGAGAGAAAATTGTGGTTCTGGTGTCATAACGACGAGCCTGCAAACGAAGAATATTAACATAAGGTCGAATTATTGTTACATGTGCGtggtgaaataattatttaatcccCATTGCTGCATACATtaagaataaattcaaaattacaaatttatatcaTCAAATTTGCAGAGTTGTCAAGGAAAATTAAACCGCATCAAATGAATGCTCGTTCCCTTCTCCCGTGTTCAAATATCTGTGGTTTGGGGATTCAAAATGCAACATATGAGTATTCACATAGACTTCATATATTCATGTTGGGATAAATTACCATATTATCAGAGAAATAACTGCAAAAAGTGAAGAATAATCGGCGAGCTTGGAGCCTGTCGACAAAATTTACTAACTCACGGCAGTGCTTTGTACCAACAAAACCATAAACAAAGTGGGCGTTGGGGGCGGGTCacaaatatattgaaattaaatcaaatggcCAACTTAATAGCGTTTTGTATTACGTACTGTCTGTGTTTTGATCTCGATagccaaaaattgtaaactttcattaagaaaacaaataatctttaaaattacaaaaactacccaATTTCTGATCACGCTTGAACTCGTATCACCATCTACCATCAGccttgagaaaatttgataagAGTTGATGAAAGGTTTGAGATTTTGCAATAAGTAAAGAtatgaattatttacaaaaattttccgCTATCATAAAGGAGTCATGTAATTAATACACGATTTAATTCATGTTTCGCAGTATGGACGACGAAAGAAAGCGCAGTTTATTCGTTGGAAATCTGGCGACCCCTGCAACCACAGAGGCCCTGATTCACGAGCTGTTCACTCAAGTGGGGCCTGTCGAAAAAGTTCATATCCCCAAAAATAAACAGACAAATCAGCCAGCTGGCTATGCATTTGTGACATTCAAACATGAGGTGTCTGTCATGTACGCTACACAAGTGCTAGCAGGAACCCAGCTGTTCGGAAGAACTCTTAAGCTTCAACTGAGGGACGGCGCAGGTGGGAACACACCCCAGCAATCACCATCTACTCCCAGGCATCAGCAGCAATACCAGCAACAACCGCAGTACCAGCAACATCAACAGCACAGGAACCAGCAAGAGTTCAACGCAATCTACGCCTCCCAGAAAGATTACAGAAGGGACCATCAACAAAATAATGGTTACCGCGGCGATGAGCCCTACTCCAGAGACCGACACAACAACGGGAGATCTCAGGACAGAAATAGATATCAAGAGCGCCCTCGAGATCACCGCAACCGCCAGCAACACCCCTACCAAAACAATCAACATCAACGACATGGCAGAAACAGGAGATAGCTTTGGAGACTTTCAGAGTGCAATTAACAGCTCTTGTTGAGCGAATTTGTGTACAAAATTTACTTCGCAGACATTTCCTCTGTGATGCCCATGTTGTATGTTCATTTCTAGGTGTGTTTCCCCCTTCAAAATAACAACTGATAGGATTGTCAGCCttatttgcgatttttttattactttttgcaCACTCCACAGCCATGACGCCAAAGTTATCAggataaatcaatttcatattcaaattttggtaatAATTTGGGTCGTGCTGTCATATTCACCACTGACATTTTCTTACAGTTATTTGAAGAAACACACAATCAGCTGGCACTTAATATTTAAACCACTCCCATTAAATAAaggaacaaaacaaattatttagaaaaattgaaagagtttttgaatttatgaTACATTCTTTTTATTGgcacaattcaaatttaattagaaaatatttttgtacagtGTTGTTTCATCTTAagaattccattatttttacgGACAGTGAATACAAAAACTGGCAGCTGCTGTATCCATGTGTGAAAGCCAAAATGAGCATTTTCTGTGACTTTGTGGATAGAAGCGAAATGCTGAAACTCGTCAATTACAAGCTTACTTGCTAGAactaacattttaatattttatgttgaCCAGTCTGAAGACTGGATCTAACAATAAGTGTGGAGAACAAACGcacattcaattttatcacGTCAACATGTTTgcgttgatttaatttccaaaccaTCAGACATCACCAAATGCTCAATCAAGCACCAAATAAACTTGTTAATTCActgaccaatttttttctcaatataaTGCGACTGATATCAGAGATCTAAATTTGGACCATGCATACAACTATCAGAGAATAGTGATTGAATGTgtgtttttatatattcaaattaatcttttaacACCTTTACTTAAGAACATACTAAACCTAGCAAAATCATTGTAGTTATTTACACAGATCAAACAGCGGAAGGAAATAAGTAACTGGAACTTACACGATATCGGTTTTTGTGCCTTGtaaattgattgataaatCTTTCTTGACAGATAATAACCGTGGAAAGCAAATCTCAAGCAAGTCGATTTCGGTCTGAGCAGAGCCACCGGTAATTTGAATTAACCATTTAGAGCAAACAAAGCCAATGTTGGAAAATTTACGGCCTTGAGGCCACAGAGTCTGCCATGAAGCGAAAGCAGAGAAAGTCACTGATAAGGTCTTTAGTTGGTACCAGGGGCGTTGTTGAAGTTCAACTTTGGCTGCTGAATTATGGATGTCTTTCGGACAGGCACGGTCTCAGGCGTTGGGATTGCCTCTCCTGTTGCAAATGGCTGCATCGCGGGGGTCACCCTGGTCTTAGCTGCTGTCGGCAGAGAGCCTTTTTGCTTGGCCATTTGATAGTCTCCAGAATCAAAGAacttttgctgaaaaataaaagtgtacATAAAAAACGAGTTAACACTATAAAAAGACTTGTGATTAATTCCTTTTCAAAACATGCAGGTCTCAGGAGAAAgcctgtttttaaaattgggatTTCGGGCTTTGCTTTGTGtattttagacaaaaatgtGTGAATCTAGTAATAGCATTTAAATACACCAACAGCTGCGATGTGCTCCATGCATTGTAGTGGAGAAACCTCCTGTAAAATTTACGTTTGGAGCTGTGcgcaattttaacattttaacgGCACCAAGACggtacataatattatttaacgaTGTCAAATATGCACACaaagtttgatattttttaacttgttgAGCATGAGGGAGCACAGCGCTTAGTTATGTGGAAAATCAACTGAAGTAAAATGCATTGCCAGATAGACGAAGTTTCGCGCAACAACCCCTGCCTGTAGAATTAAAACGGCGTATGTTacataaacaaaaatcctGAACATGCATACCCCTTTCGCAAGCCGCTTTTGCAAAAAAGCCGAGTGCCCGCTCATCGGCTGGATCGATTTAGGGTAGCGGGCCTTAAACTTTGCCTCCTCGATCTTTTCAATCTCCTGTTGAGAAGgctgaaaatgtcaaaatcgattttttaatttccacgcTCAAGGTGAAATTCGCTCGTTTCATACCTGAACAAACTCTTTGGTGTCGGCCTCTTCGGGACTGGAAACATCTTCCTGAGGGGCATTTTCCGCACTGTCCGACATATCGACTGTGCTTTTGTTTTCCAACTAAGAGACCTAATAAGTTCAGACGCGCAGAAACGCACGAATCATAGAAAAACCAAGCGATTTGTTGCCAGCAGCTGCAAAATAACAGACTTTTCGCACCTCGAGGTCACACAGTTGACAGTCTCTGCGCAGCCACTCCCCTTCTCCCATTcatgattttctttaaataaaggCGCGTGAAATGCGTGCTAATACACCTAACACATCATATTGCtgtaaaattatgataatattGCTGGGGAAATTGCTTTGAAacctaaatttttctaaaatggtAAGCAGttagtaataaaaatgatatatatgtataattatttttagtatcaAGATCACCCCCATTTCCTCGTTCACtggcaaatttattaaacattgGAAAACTAAATAACGGAattgtcaaatatttcaactattttGCTGTTCTATTTCGTTGGGAGATCAAAGAAATATGTAATATAAAGgatgagatttaaaaaaaataccccaCATAATTCCAAAGTAAAGGGGGTAAAGACAACCACAGTGactataattttgaaaacactGAGTCTAAATTTAAGacattttcaacaattattcttttatattaaaacgttaaatattttgggcggcgaggaggaaaataaaaatttacgtgttatatttttaaatttttaccaatttatgaaaaatattaaattagattaGGTGTCTCTGAGGGTAACTAAAGTTTGCGCccaccaataaaaattaaataattgaagttttaaaatcaacttcagtcaattaattacaaactcAATGTtgaatatgtatttatttccacCACACAACTAATTTTTAGGCTGATTTAAGaacatatttttgaattaataatgttgagaaataaaattccaagtaGTGCGTTGAacatgaaagaaatttttattgtctcGGACATATCACTCTTTCTTCTTCACCAAGTTAAATGACGGATCCTTgttgtgtaaaaatttgtatggATTGAAAAGACATAATCTCAACATGCCAAAGCCAAAACCTCTCTTACAGCATCTTTCTGAGGGTATAACACTTAAAGAATCCTTCAGAAATTATAATCTAAATGCAAGGATTAAACAAATAGTAATGAAATGCACTTTGGGAACTTCCACCTGCTTGTTGCGAGAGGTTGTTTTTACACAGTTTCGACTAGCCATTGACAATAAAAGAAGTGCAGAGCAATCTGTTGTACAAAAATCTAGGTCTAGGGTTGCCTACCTTCACCCTTCAGTACATAACATAATGCTCAATACGTTCAAAAACATACAGTCTGCTTTGTTTGACAGAAATccttttcataaaaaagaacAGTCGTTACACAGGTAGTaaaagattgaaattaaattattgttatacaGAATATTAACACGCacattaaatgaaaaacaaaaatggataCATGAGCACCAAGGCAACCCAAAGACCTCACTTATGAGGAATGATATATCTGTTTTGCGTTAGATTTCTGTGTTTATTTACTTAGTTTTTCTACTGTGTCATGTACTCAGCTAGCAAGAATTAAGGGCCTATTCCAAGACTTAAAACTAATAGTGTGAATTTGAAAACtccaaggaaataaataaccaGGTTGAACATGTTACACTCACAAAATAGTGACGAAacgacaaataaataatactttgTGTCAATCATATCTCGAGATTCAATTCGGCACAAAAATACTGTTCAgtttcgattctttttcaaaatattatttgtttcaatataCAAACGTTTCTCCGAAGGCATTTAACAAAACGCTGCTTAGGCCTCTTGGCAAAATGATCAAGAGATTCATTCCTTGTGAAATCAGAGATCTGCGTCAGCATACTTGCACTGTTTCCAAGTTTATAGAGAATAATACTTTTTATGTTTCCGCAATTCATTCACTAGTGTAATAATCCCACCTTTTAATTCCTCAGTATGAccaattaataataaacaacaacaCCAGTCATATTCTCAAAGTACACATTTAAGTTTTCCTGTAAAAGGACATAAAGACTGACTCTTGGCAAGAAATTATCTTTTTGATCTTCAGTTTGATGCGTTCCCTATTAAAACATGATCGCTGCGATTCGGGGGGCATGGACACAGATGTTCACCATctctttttccaaaataattacgtTGAATAGGTAACAAGATATGACAGACCAGCTTGTGTCGCATCCTTTCGTTCTCTAATTATCGCTTAAgtactatttttctttttaacgtTATCTAATACTCGACAATCATCCCACCAATGCCACTACCATGTGGTTCTCCATGGAACTCGTTTACAATGTAGCTAACTATTAGTTTAATCACACTGATGGAGCTTATAGTTGTTTTAACCACTCGTAAAATAAAAGGGGATCACATTACTGCTTTTCGCTTTAGATGGGCCGGTAGTTACCTTTGGGTGTGTAGTACAGCTGGCCCCTTGCAAGTCGCCTGCTCAGTTCTTGCAACAAGAGGGACTTTTCTTTCTTAATCTTCTTTAAGATGCCCTTGTTCTCTTGAGCGCGTCGAGAGAGATACGGTAGCACCTCATCAACTGGCCCGTATGGGATATATTTGTACACTGAGTAGCCAGACtgacctgaaattaaaattgtcgaATCAAAATCATGTATTTGTGGTCATGTAATTCTGCTgacataattttatattttttcagcgtttATCGATATTATCGCATAAATAAACACTTGAAAATTGCACAGTATCTTACTTCCTTCTTTtcatagaataaaaatataacatttcagaATCAAGAATATATTTGGGTTCACCAAAAAGTCACCCTTGGATAAACGGCGCCAAACGATAAGATGCTTTTTCCCTCAGGCTCTGCCAATTTTAGTTTGCTTCAAATTACATAAAATGGTCCGATGGTGATTGGGAGTTAGAAATAATTACTTAATGTCTAAATTTTGCAGCTATAAACATCAATATGTATTGTTTGAGTGACAAGTTTCAATGTGGACCCCTTCCCAAAGGCCAAAAACTTACCAAGTGGGAAGGTGATGTAGTCACACATGCCCAGCAATTGACCGAAACAAATGACTTTGTCTTCAGGAGAGATTCCATATTCATTCAtcctaaaaatgcaaataacaTAGAACATTTCACACACTATCTTAATTGAATGGGTTTATTACGCGTTGAGAGTGAATCGAACTGTGTCCTCGTTGTGACTAGCCACCATAATAGCAATCTTTTTGCCCTCTCCTTTGGATTTGCCATCCTTGATGCGCCTCAAGCACTCGCTCAAGGTCTTCTGGTACATCTCAGATGTCGCTTCAAATGATGGGTTTGTTGGATCATCATATCCAAGCGCTTCAGCACGAGCACGCTCCTATAGTGACAACCATTGGGGATTATTGagccgaattaaaaaatttaatctgaaccAAACCTGTTCAAGATATGCTCCACGCACTAGCTTGGCTCCAAAATAGAAGTTTTGTCTCTTGGCTTGCTCCAAGTCGGTGCTGACGTTGTTGAATGCCTCCTTCAGGTAGCATTGGTAAGTGTTGAACATGATGGCCTTTTCCTTGTTGTGCTTCCTCATCATTTCAAGAGTGATTCGAGTGATGGCCGGCTGGAAGTAGGTTTGCTCCGCATCTACCATGATGCGCACGTCAAGCGCTTTGGCACACTGCATCAAGTTAGGAGGTGTCAGTTAATTCATGTGATCATGCAGCAATATCTTCAGTTTCATACCTTGCAGAGAGTGTCAATGCGGCGAATCATGTTTCGGAACATTTCCTCCTCCTTTGGCGTTAGCTGGGAAATTAAGCGTACCATGCGACCTGTTTTCAGGTCAGGCAGTCTGAAGGTTTCGCTCAGTTGAGCATCTTCATCAATAATGCCAGACCAAGGGAAGAGATGGATcacactaaaataaattaaaaacatttgttaCAATGCTCTCTTTATGTCTAAAATAGATGAGCAAATTTTTGACAGAGTCATTCTTACCAAAAGATATCTCTCTTTAAATGAAACATGGATTCAGATCAAACCCCTTGCGTCATTTTTAAAGAGTGGTTGGCAAATCTCTTAAGCTTTCTGTGAAGTTGTGCACATACCCTTTCTTGTCGTAGGTCAGTTTGTCAAGGAAATGTTGAACTTGCACATCATTAATTAGCCTAGCCTTTCCAAACTTTTCAGCGAGTTCTTCAGGTTTTACATGGTGTCCAATGATACTTCCGTGGTGACCAGTCAACTCTTCAAAGTAGCGACGAGCCCTCATGATGACCTCAGAAAGTTGCAGCTTGAAAATTACACCAATTAGCTTATGGCGAGAGAAGAATATTCTCAATATGGTTATACCAAAAGTTGGGGTCGACCAAGCGCAGTCAGTTTCACAGCAGTTATTCCGGTGCCGGATGTTGTacctaaaattttcttcaatgcCAAACAATTATGCTGTAAATTGAGTATTTACCTGAAACTGCTTCCAAGCATCGCAAGAAAATCTCCATGTTCCTCTCGCACTGCGCCTCATTGAGATAGAAGTAAGTTCTTGCACTGTCGACTTTGTATCGCCTGTCTGCGAATTCTTGGTGGCTGTGGTATCTTTTGATAGTCCCTgcaatcaaaagaaaattgtggtgcaacacaattcaattttgtccAACGATAATTCTACCTTGAGATTGATCATCACCTGCTTCAGAAACGCACgacctgaaaaataaaataagtcaTGGGTTTGCTCTACAATCACTTACTGCGACATCAACAATGTTTTAAATACTAAACTAAAAGCCGAGagttaacttttaaatatgcaGAGTGGTAGAGAACACACCACACTTAAAATGCATGCAACTAAGCAAGACACCTTTTGGCAAACCTGGAATCAAAATAAGTTCCAGATTAGCTGAATGCGCAGGAATAGAAAGGCGAAGATTCAAAATGCAGAAAAGAAACACTCGTAGATAATGTCATGCTTtaacaaaagcaaattttaagttgTTACCCATCGTGAATCCTTTTCAGAGAGAAGAGTATAAACACAAGACCATGATAGTAAATTTATGAGCGAATGGCAAAGTGTGCTTGTTGCAAACTGATTGGTGCAGAAACGGCGAGGACCATTATTCGAAATTAGTCCTCGCTGGATTGTAAAGAGGAAACCATTACAATGTAACACGTAACTCGTGAATTACTTGTATTAGTGAGAAAATGCACAAGAATTCTCTGCATGGAATAACTTACTCAGTTTCTCGTCTCTGAGCCTCCTCGGTACTGATGTCCTCCTCAACTGAGTAATCGAGGATGGACTTGACTCCAAAGGAACGCAGTCTGTCGATGGTCGGCTTGATCGTCACTTGATTTTCGCCAGCCACAAAGTGGCCATAGAACGT
It encodes:
- the ref(2)P gene encoding uncharacterized protein ref(2)P isoform X2, which produces MDQKNEQVTYKVALYCLEGKLMELRKFTMEKSAAGNFINVHQRICNAFPKICKANSTFDISFLDSDGDNITISTDEELKFVTSQKGSVWKLQVHLRKETSKEANALMNGNSPQKVVHKNFRCNECSEEILGNRYRCVVCLDYDVCGHCEPNSHHEHAMLKLPKPINNVETMVAHVCRVLSILLSEQDCSHKNCSNCSIRRSCNGVPKEGSLNKAIFNLAKTIGGLQNKPNMNGNTSAMRPLSSMPIMRVSPTRQPISGGPVINAGAMVAQGPPLHYQPNFFPYLGMRPAASLAPSVTMGHFPHHPLMPPLNQNFYPSQLEDYFNPFLLTPAVPLNVSSHQGNSQASSPKIEEESVDVQIQRAVLQLSAKGYVADVEKMGAILRSVDLNVEKACKILDEEDQ
- the ref(2)P gene encoding histone acetyltransferase p300 isoform X1 — its product is MDQKNEQVTYKVALYCLEGKLMELRKFTMEKSAAGNFINVHQRICNAFPKICKANSTFDISFLDSDGDNITISTDEELKFVTSQKGSVWKLQVHLRKETSKEANALMNGNSPQKVVHKNFRCNECSEEILGNRYRCVVCLDYDVCGHCEPNSHHEHAMLKLPKPINNVETMVAHVCRVLSILLSEQDCSHKNCSNCSIRRSCNGVPKEGSLNKAIFNLAKTIEQEVGMCNQCGVVKPQIIDNGQLSKSGSANAQKFVPIGGLQNKPNMNGNTSAMRPLSSMPIMRVSPTRQPISGGPVINAGAMVAQGPPLHYQPNFFPYLGMRPAASLAPSVTMGHFPHHPLMPPLNQNFYPSQLEDYFNPFLLTPAVPLNVSSHQGNSQASSPKIEEESVDVQIQRAVLQLSAKGYVADVEKMGAILRSVDLNVEKACKILDEEDQ
- the Prosalpha3 gene encoding proteasome subunit alpha type-4; this translates as MARRYDTRTTIFSPEGRLFQVEYAIEAIGHAGTCLGILANDGILLAAERRNTNKLLDEVFFSEKIYKINEDMVCSVAGITSDANVLTSELRVIAQRYLLTYGESIPCEQLVSWLCDIKQAYTQYGGKRPFGVSILYMGWDKHYGYQLYQSDPSGNYSGWKATCIGNNSAAAVSILKQEYKEGKTTLTEAKSLAIKVLSKTLDMTKLNAEKLEMAILVREDGKTKIRILPAKEVEEIIAAFEQSEAASSSAEAAQK
- the LOC135937630 gene encoding RNA-binding protein 7-like, whose translation is MDDERKRSLFVGNLATPATTEALIHELFTQVGPVEKVHIPKNKQTNQPAGYAFVTFKHEVSVMYATQVLAGTQLFGRTLKLQLRDGAGGNTPQQSPSTPRHQQQYQQQPQYQQHQQHRNQQEFNAIYASQKDYRRDHQQNNGYRGDEPYSRDRHNNGRSQDRNRYQERPRDHRNRQQHPYQNNQHQRHGRNRR
- the endos gene encoding cAMP-regulated phosphoprotein 19, which produces MSDSAENAPQEDVSSPEEADTKEFVQPSQQEIEKIEEAKFKARYPKSIQPMSGHSAFLQKRLAKGQKFFDSGDYQMAKQKGSLPTAAKTRVTPAMQPFATGEAIPTPETVPVRKTSIIQQPKLNFNNAPGTN
- the slgA gene encoding proline dehydrogenase 1, mitochondrial isoform X1, with the translated sequence MAYLRIVSQRICTTKKLASNTPLIKFVPTTFKSTHAINVEAAVNPKSDENPPRDPLDQSFTDCRAAFKSKTTWEIIRAYIVYTLCSSNYLVENNMQIMKISQKILGKRLFNWFMKGTFYGHFVAGENQVTIKPTIDRLRSFGVKSILDYSVEEDISTEEAQRRETEIHDGSCVSEAGDDQSQGTIKRYHSHQEFADRRYKVDSARTYFYLNEAQCERNMEIFLRCLEAVSGTTSGTGITAVKLTALGRPQLLLQLSEVIMRARRYFEELTGHHGSIIGHHVKPEELAEKFGKARLINDVQVQHFLDKLTYDKKGVIHLFPWSGIIDEDAQLSETFRLPDLKTGRMVRLISQLTPKEEEMFRNMIRRIDTLCKCAKALDVRIMVDAEQTYFQPAITRITLEMMRKHNKEKAIMFNTYQCYLKEAFNNVSTDLEQAKRQNFYFGAKLVRGAYLEQERARAEALGYDDPTNPSFEATSEMYQKTLSECLRRIKDGKSKGEGKKIAIMVASHNEDTVRFTLNAMNEYGISPEDKVICFGQLLGMCDYITFPLGQSGYSVYKYIPYGPVDEVLPYLSRRAQENKGILKKIKKEKSLLLQELSRRLARGQLYYTPKGNYRPI
- the slgA gene encoding proline dehydrogenase 1, mitochondrial isoform X2; translated protein: MAYLRIVSQRICTTKKLASNTPLIKFVPTTFKSTHAINVEAAVNPKSDENPPRDPLDQSFTDCRAAFKSKTTWEIIRAYIVYTLCSSNYLVENNMQIMKISQKILGKRLFNWFMKGTFYGHFVAGENQVTIKPTIDRLRSFGVKSILDYSVEEDISTEEAQRRETESCVSEAGDDQSQGTIKRYHSHQEFADRRYKVDSARTYFYLNEAQCERNMEIFLRCLEAVSGTTSGTGITAVKLTALGRPQLLLQLSEVIMRARRYFEELTGHHGSIIGHHVKPEELAEKFGKARLINDVQVQHFLDKLTYDKKGVIHLFPWSGIIDEDAQLSETFRLPDLKTGRMVRLISQLTPKEEEMFRNMIRRIDTLCKCAKALDVRIMVDAEQTYFQPAITRITLEMMRKHNKEKAIMFNTYQCYLKEAFNNVSTDLEQAKRQNFYFGAKLVRGAYLEQERARAEALGYDDPTNPSFEATSEMYQKTLSECLRRIKDGKSKGEGKKIAIMVASHNEDTVRFTLNAMNEYGISPEDKVICFGQLLGMCDYITFPLGQSGYSVYKYIPYGPVDEVLPYLSRRAQENKGILKKIKKEKSLLLQELSRRLARGQLYYTPKGNYRPI